The genomic segment ttaggatttaacctgataagataaagactctctcatgaagagagatctgtcttaaaccttagaaaagaccaacgaatagaaactcgacttagaaaaaacaatcaaacaacaatgtagcttaccttaggtagggtacAATGGGGTGATACATCTtttccttgcacaaccagtcccttacctagACTCTTGCAGActataggttcctagtgactataatattaggtggtgactcctcaacattaattataattttatgattaaatccaaaaaccctTCCCAACCCTTCCCAACACTTCACACAAGAGGCACGACAAGAGCCTTCGCCGTTGCCAAACGACGTCGCGACACTCATGACTTCGCGACAGTCTTTAACCTCAAACCCAGATTTTTCACAGATCACCTACTGATATATCAAGATTTCTAactcaaattcatcatttaaacaaatcataactcaaaattatcatctttacctaaaatcttcaaaaatcaactaaataactTATTGCCCATAATAATCAACTTATAATATTCAaatcaattcatcaatcaacctaaaacaaaatcttcaaaaccctaatatttaacaaaacagaaatttaaagctaaaagaCAACACATTTATACATATTAAAGCCTAAAtcttatctttaaatttattttctctaactcccttctccttcctttatctttccctcttttctcttcttcttcttctttcccttttcttctctcctgCCATCTCTCACTCTCAAATTTCAGatccctctttcttttctttttttctatttatatttttcaagttttattcaattatcacaatccccttatttatttatacccACTTCTAAACCTTCAAGGAATTTGCCTAAGAAACATCAcgcatttttcaaaacatcacgcATTTTTCTTCAAAGGGCTTGTTCTTAAGTTGTCATCAGCATTCGACAGTATCAACCGTGTCCTTTCGGATATGACTGTGttaagattaaaatgactttgCTGAAAACTGAAACCTCTACGCAATTTATCAGATGGACACAGGAAATGCGTTGAGGCCTAGCTTCTTTGAGAGACCATGgtagaaacaaaataaaggaATTTTTGAATAGCCATTCCCATCTAAGAAactttcatttaaataatttgtaTAGATGAAACAGTGAACCTCatggaaataaataatttcttagTTTTCAGAAATATAAGGTTGTAGTATTTCTGTTCTGACGGACAAGGGACTTCTCACAGTATGCACTCCATCAGTCCATGTTATGCTCCCAAATAAGTACCCAGTATTTACCTGGTGGGCTGTGGTGACCGTAACGGTGAAGttgatctttttagttttatggtTGAAGACTAAGACATTAGGTTTTACTGACACAATGGTTCCAAATGGAGGCTCAATCACAGCTCTATAAATGGAATTAGAGGATCCTACATTGGTGACGGTTCTGGTGAGGGTTGTAGAATTTCTAAGGTTTGGTATGGTTATGGAAGGCAGGTTAACGTCCAAAATGGATAGTTCTTCATAGGGGCATACTGTAGGAAGTCCTGTAAGCCTAGAGATAGCAGTGATGTTGTAGTCCATGGCACAGAGGTAATTTATGTAGTCTGCTGTACACATGTCGTATACCAGACCCGGGTCTGCTGCACCATTTGGATTTGCAATACCTCCTCCAAAATCAAAGGGATTGGCCAGCTTTTGAGGTGATCCCTCAGCAAATATTGGGAAACCTGATGGATGATTCGTCCATGCTGCATTAAGATTTTGGAAGATTGAGTATACCGTTTGTGAAACCTAAGCATGTGGTCTTGTAATTGCGAACAGTTTAATCCAGCTAGCAAAATGTAACAGAATGGATACCAGTTGTGACAAGCGCAGATTTAATGGCCGCCGGGGACCAGTCAGGATGAATTGCTTTGAGAAGAGCTACTATGCCTGCAACATGAGGAGCTGCCATCGATGTTCCGGAGTGCATGACATATCCACCATCTTGGAAAGTATCAAGAGGTGAAGCAGCAGCTAAAATGTTCACCCCAGGTGCAGCTATATCAGGCTGTGCCACAGAAAGTATCAGATTATGCAACAGAATGCTATGCACATTTGTAATTATTCTCAAGTAGTTTCCACTAGAAATAAGTTATGAATGCTACCAATTTGTGTCAATGCCATGCTTGGATACCGAGTGGACACCGGATTTCACCCAAAAGCTTAGTCATAAGTTCAAAGCTTAGTTCAGTTGAAATGGAAAATATTATGCAGGATAAACTTTACACAGGAGCTCAGTGCATGGCGTTCACGGAAAAAGTTTAAGAAGTATAGTCTACCTTCAAAATCGCAGGAGATTTTGAATTAGGCCCTCTAGATGAAAAATGAGCCACCTTTGCCAACACTGGCTTGCCCACAATTGTTTTAGAAGGGCTCAACTTCACTACAGGGAAGCTGTGTTACCAATCAAAAAGACATGGTCTTAGGATAAAAAGCAACCTAGTTCTGTTATCATGAAGCTAAGGTAATAACAATGATCATGTTACCTGGTTGAACGAATGTAGTAGAGCATTCGAGTTCCAATCTCATAGTCGACCTCAATGCATGGGAATCCATTGGTGCAGGGATACATGTCATTACTGGGATTCTTGGCAACAATCAACCCCACTCCACCAGCTTCCTTCACAACTTCTGCAGCACTTAATACAATCGCTGCTGGGACTACAGTGACCGTAGTGAAGCAGAGAACCACCTTTCCAGCTACCATAGATGCATTAACTGAGAGATATTCACAGGCACTGCATGCAAGACAGTTAGTTAGTGAATCCCGCTTTAATGCATAATTAATCTGAAATAACTGCAACTTCATGTTCGTGTAATCCAATAACTCAAACTACCCTGGAGGTTTGGGGTTCAGCTCCTTGGCCTCCGGGTAAATCAAGCTTCTAAAACCAATTTCCTTGCCAGTAAAGATGGCTTCACCCTGCAAGATTCATGTTCAAAATTCAATGTTGCAGCCTATTCTGAGAATAATGGTGGAGACAGCGAGTGGTTAAAAATCCAAAACGCAAGCTTTTACTACAATGAAGAAATACCAAGAAAGTTTTATTGTTCCCAAGTGTTATCGCAGTAGGAAATGCTCGATCAATGGTGCTTGCTGCTACACTTAAAATCCAAGGTGCTGCATTCAGCACTGTCTGAGCAGAAGGTCCATCATTGCCAGCTGAACATACAACAGTGATTCCTTTCGCTACAGCATGAAAGGAACCAAAATCTATGCCACCACGCTTGTCAATATCagaaaaaagaggaggaggTAATCCGAGCGACAGCGACAACACATCAACCCCATCATGTATGGCTTCATCAAAAGCTTTCAATACATCAGCAGCTGAGCACCATCCTCCAAAAACACTCCAACACACCTTGTATATTGCCAACCGAGCACGGGGTGCACCACCTCTTGCCGTTCCAAGTCCAAGGCCTTTGTAGCTAACATTGTCCACAAAAGCACCAGCGGCAGTGCTGGCTAAGTGAGTCCCATGCCCATTTGCATCTCTTGGTGATAGGAACTCCTGGTTCCCAGATGTGTTCAACTGCTGACCATAGTCTGCTAGCATTCCATCAATGATCCAACGGGCTCCTATGATTTTTCTGTTACAATGGATTTTAGGATCAAACTGCTTCCCAGGCTCACAAGCACCTTTCCAACGTGATGGGATAGGTCCAAGTCCTTCATCGCTGAAAGCCTTAGACTCGGGCCATATTCCTGTTTCATCAGAATactttttaagaattatttttatgcatatatAAGCAAGAGGCAAAGACAGACAATTCACCTGTATCAAAGATCCCTATGATAACTCCATCTCCCATGCTACTGTTATGAAGAGCATTAACAGGAGAATGAGAGGAGAGGCCAAGGAAATCCCAACTCCTTGTGGTTTGTAACTTGTGGAAACTGTTTGGTATTACTCGAACAACTCCAGGCAGTTCTAAAAATTTGCAATGTATCAGAATATAGGCATGGTATCACAAATAACAACCTATGGCTTGCTAACACTAGAACATGATCATATCAGCATTGAACTACTGATTGCATTGAATTAGAGAGGAAAACAAGAATGGGACTAGAAGAAATTATGTTCGCATACGTACGAGCAACTTTTTGAACCTGAGACTCTGTAAGCTTGGCTGCAAACCCAGAGAAGCCATGTTTGTAGCTGTGCACCATCAATTCTGAGGCCATTTCCTTGCTGGAGAATAAAAATGACTCGTAAAAAACAAGCCATTGACTATTATATTGTTTCTCAATTATCCTAAACGAACATTTAATATCTCATGCCTCCTTCCCTAACTAGTTTTTTGCACATGCTTTGAGAGAGCAATATAGAGAAATATAGACAAGTAACTTATTGACAGTCGAACTCTaagtattgtttttataaaatattttttttttgcgaaGGGAATAGATTTTCTAATCTAATTATAACATTGGGAAAGGAATATCTTTATATATGGTTTCTTCAACCCTAACTGtatcttttattatatgtaagatAAAGTTTTCCATACCTCTCCACTACACTAGCAAGCATATCAAGATGTGAATTTGTAGTTAGAATAGGATCATCATGCTGCTTCTCTCCTAGATAAACAATATGAACCTGTTTCATAGACAAACAAATTCATAGACACCAAAGTAATATGAAACTGCTTCAGTATGG from the Populus nigra chromosome 1, ddPopNigr1.1, whole genome shotgun sequence genome contains:
- the LOC133704216 gene encoding subtilisin-like protease SBT3.9 → MGKARPRCTLVSLLFLLYGHGIMMTKVEATSKVHIVYLGEKQHDDPILTTNSHLDMLASVVESKEMASELMVHSYKHGFSGFAAKLTESQVQKVAQLPGVVRVIPNSFHKLQTTRSWDFLGLSSHSPVNALHNSSMGDGVIIGIFDTGIWPESKAFSDEGLGPIPSRWKGACEPGKQFDPKIHCNRKIIGARWIIDGMLADYGQQLNTSGNQEFLSPRDANGHGTHLASTAAGAFVDNVSYKGLGLGTARGGAPRARLAIYKVCWSVFGGWCSAADVLKAFDEAIHDGVDVLSLSLGLPPPLFSDIDKRGGIDFGSFHAVAKGITVVCSAGNDGPSAQTVLNAAPWILSVAASTIDRAFPTAITLGNNKTFLGEAIFTGKEIGFRSLIYPEAKELNPKPPGACEYLSVNASMVAGKVVLCFTTVTVVPAAIVLSAAEVVKEAGGVGLIVAKNPSNDMYPCTNGFPCIEVDYEIGTRMLYYIRSTSFPVVKLSPSKTIVGKPVLAKVAHFSSRGPNSKSPAILKPDIAAPGVNILAAASPLDTFQDGGYVMHSGTSMAAPHVAGIVALLKAIHPDWSPAAIKSALVTTAWTNHPSGFPIFAEGSPQKLANPFDFGGGIANPNGAADPGLVYDMCTADYINYLCAMDYNITAISRLTGLPTVCPYEELSILDVNLPSITIPNLRNSTTLTRTVTNVGSSNSIYRAVIEPPFGTIVSVKPNVLVFNHKTKKINFTVTVTTAHQVNTGYLFGSITWTDGVHTVRSPLSVRTEILQPYISEN